In Pongo abelii isolate AG06213 chromosome 5, NHGRI_mPonAbe1-v2.0_pri, whole genome shotgun sequence, a single genomic region encodes these proteins:
- the PNISR gene encoding arginine/serine-rich protein PNISR isoform X2 yields MWDQGGQPWQQWPLNQQQWMQSFQHQQDPSQIDWAALAQAWIAQREASGQQSMVEQPPGMMPNGQDMSTMESGPNNHGNFQGDSNFNRMWQPEWGMHQQPPHPPPDQPWMPPTPGPMDIVPPSEDSNSQDSGEFAPDNRHIFNQNNHNFGGPPDNFAVGPVNQFDYQHGAAFGPPQGGFHPPYWQPGPPGPPAPPQNRRERPSSFRDRQRSPIALPVKQEPPQIDAVKRRTLPAWIREGLEKMEREKQKKLEKERMEQQRSQLSKKEKKATEDAEGADGPRLPQRSKFDSDEEEEDTENVEAASSGKVTRSPSPVPQEEHSDPEMTEEEKEYQMMLLTKMLLTEILLDVTDEEIYYVAKDAHRKATKGGLGGYGSGDSEDERSDRGSESSDTDDEELRHRIRQKQEAFWRKEKEQQLLHDKQMEEEKQQTERVTKEMNEFIHKEQNSLSLLEAREADGDVVNEKKRTPNETTSVLEPKKEHKEKEKQGRSRSGSSSSGSSSSNSRTSSTSSTVSSSSYSSSSGSSRTSSRSSSPKRKKRHSRSRSPTIKARRSRSRSYSRRIKIESNRARVKIRDRRRSNRNSIERERRRNRSPSRERRRSRSRSRDRRTNRASRSRSRDRRKIDDQRGNLSGNSHKHKGEAKEQERKKERSRSIDKDRKKKDKEREREQDKRKEKQKREEKDFKFSSQDDRLKRKRESERTFSRSGSVSVKIIRHDSRQDSKKSTTKDSKKHSGSDSSGRSSSESPGSSKEKKAKKPKHSRSRSMEKSQRSGKKASRKHKSKSRSRSTTPPRRKR; encoded by the exons GCCAGATTGATTGGGCTGCATTGGCCCAAGCTTGGATTGCCCAAAGAGAAGCTTCAGGACAGCAAAGCATGGTAGAACAACCACCAGGAATGATGCCAAATGGACAAGATATGTCTACAATGGAATCTGGTCCAAACAATCATGGGAATTTCCAAGGGGATTCAAACTTCAACAGAATGTGGCAACCAG aatggggaatgcaTCAGCAACCCCCACACCCCCCTCCAGATCAGCCATGGATGCCACCAACACCAGGCCCAATGGACATTGTTCCTCCTTCTGAAGACAGCAACAGTCAGGACAGTGGGGAATTTGCCCCTGACAACAGGCATATATTTAACCAGAACAATCACAACTTTGGTGGACCACCCGATAATTTTGCAGTGGGGCCAGTGAACCAGTTTGACTATCAG CATGGGGCTGCTTTTGGTCCACCGCAAGGTGGATTTCATCCTCCTTATTGGCAACCAGGACCTCCAGGACCTCCAGCACCTCCCCAGAATCGAAGAGAAAGGCCATCATCATTCAGGGATCGTCAGCGTTCGCCTATTGCACTTCCTGTGAAGCAGGAGCCTCCACAAATTG ATGCAGTAAAACGCAGGACTCTTCCCGCTTGGATTCGCGAAGGTCTTGAaaaaatggaacgtgaaaagcagaagaaattggagaaagaaagaatggaacaaCAACGTTCACAAttgtccaaaaaagaaaaaaaggccacagAAGATGCTGAAGGAGCGGATGGCCCTCGTTTACCTCAGAGAAGTAAATTT gaTAGTGATGAGGAAGAAGAAGACACTGAAAATGTTGAGGCTGCAAGTAGTGGGAAAGTCACCAGAAGTCCTTCCCCAGTTCCTCAAGAAGAGCACAGTGACCCTGAGATGACTGAAGAGGAGAAAGAGTATCAAATG ATGTTGCTGACAAAAATGCTTCTGACAGAAATTCTACTGGAtgtcacagatgaagaaatttatTACGTAGCCAAAGATGCACACCGCAAAGCAACGAAAG GTGGACTGGGTGGTTATGGATCAGGAGACAGTGAAGATGAGAGGAGTGACAGAGGATCTGAGTCATCTGACACTGATGATGAAGAATTACGGCATCGAATCCGGCAAAAACAGGAAGCtttttggagaaaagaaaaagaacagcagcTATTACATGATAAACAGATGGAAG aagaAAAGCAGCAAACAGAAAGGGTTACAAAAGAGATGAATGAATTTATCCATAAAGAGCAAAATAGTTTATCACTACTAGAAGCAAGAGAAGCAGACGGTGATGTGGTTAATGAAAAGAAGAGAACTCCAAATGAAACCACATCAGTTttagaaccaaaaaaagagcataaagaaaaagaaaaacaaggaaggaGTAGGTCGGGAAGTTCTAGTAGTGGTAGTTCCAGTAGCAATAGCAGAACTAGTAGTACTAGTAGTACTGTCTCTAGCTCTTCATACAGTTCTAGCTCAGGTAGTAGTCGTACTTCTTCTCGGTCTTCTTCtcctaaaaggaaaaagagacacaGTAGGAGTAGATCTCCAACAATCAAAGCTAGACGTAGCAGGAGTAGAAGCTACTCTCGCAGAATTAAAATAGAGAGCAATAGGGCTAGGGTAAAGATTAGAGATAGGAGGAGATctaatagaaatagcattgaaagAGAAAGACGACGAAATCGGAGTCCTTCCCGAGAGAGACGTAGAAGTAGAAGTCGCTCAAGGGATAGACGAACCAATCGTGCCAGTCGCAGTAGGAGTCGAGATAGGCGTAAAATTGATGATCAACGTGGAAATCTTAGTGGGAACAGTCATAAGCATAAAGGTGAGGCTAAAGAAcaagagaggaaaaaggagaggagTCGAAGTATAGATAAAGataggaaaaagaaagacaaagaaagggaaCGTGAACaggataaaagaaaagagaaacaaaaaagggaagaaaaagattttaaGTTCAGTAGTCAGGATGATAGATTAAAAAGGAAACGAGAAAGTGAAAGAACATTCTCTAGGAGTGGTTCTGTATCTGTTAAAATCATAAGACATGATTCTAGACAGGATAGTAAGAAAAGTACTACCAAAGATAGTAAAAAACATTCAGGCTCTGATTCTAGTGGAAGGAGCAGTTCTGAGTCTCCAGGAAGTAGCAAAGAAAAGAAGGCTAAGAAGCCTAAACATAGTCGATCGCGATCCATGGAGAAATCTCAAAGGTCTGGTAAGAAGGCAAGCCGCAAACACAAGTCTAAGTCCCGATCAAG aTCAACAACCCCTCCCCGTCGTAAACGCTGA
- the PNISR gene encoding arginine/serine-rich protein PNISR (The RefSeq protein has 1 substitution compared to this genomic sequence) — protein sequence MWDQGGQPWQQWPLNQQQWMQSFQHQQDPSQIDWAALAQAWIAQREASGQQSMVEQPPGMMPNGQDMSTMESGPNNHGNFQGDSNFNRMWQPEWGMHQQPPHPPPDQPWMPPTPGPMDIVPPSEDSNSQDSGEFAPDNRHIFNQNNHNFGGPPDNFAVGPVNQFDYQHGAAFGPPQGGFHPPYWQPGPPGPPAPPQNRRERPSSFRDRQRSPIALPVKQEPPQIDAVKRRTLPAWIREGLEKMEREKQKKLEKERMEQQRSQLSKKEKKATEDAEGADGPRLPQRSKFDSDEEEEDTENVEAASSGKVTRSPSPVPQEEHSDPEMTEEEKEYQMMLLTKMLLTEILLDVTDEEIYYVAKDAHRKATKAPAKQLAQSSALASLTGLGGLGGYGSGDSEDERSDRGSESSDTDDEELRHRIRQKQEAFWRKEKEQQLLHDKQMEEEKQQTERVTKEMNEFIHKEQNSLSLLEAREADGDVVNEKKRTPNETTSVLEPKKEHKEKEKQGRSRSGSSSSGSSSSNSRTSSTSSTVSSSSYSSSSGSSRTSSRSSSPKRKKRHSRSRSPTIKARRSRSRSYSRRIKIESNRARVKIRDRRRSNRNSIERERQRNRSPSRERRRSRSRSRDRRTNRASRSRSRDRRKIDDQRGNLSGNSHKHKDQQPLPVVNAEE from the exons GCCAGATTGATTGGGCTGCATTGGCCCAAGCTTGGATTGCCCAAAGAGAAGCTTCAGGACAGCAAAGCATGGTAGAACAACCACCAGGAATGATGCCAAATGGACAAGATATGTCTACAATGGAATCTGGTCCAAACAATCATGGGAATTTCCAAGGGGATTCAAACTTCAACAGAATGTGGCAACCAG aatggggaatgcaTCAGCAACCCCCACACCCCCCTCCAGATCAGCCATGGATGCCACCAACACCAGGCCCAATGGACATTGTTCCTCCTTCTGAAGACAGCAACAGTCAGGACAGTGGGGAATTTGCCCCTGACAACAGGCATATATTTAACCAGAACAATCACAACTTTGGTGGACCACCCGATAATTTTGCAGTGGGGCCAGTGAACCAGTTTGACTATCAG CATGGGGCTGCTTTTGGTCCACCGCAAGGTGGATTTCATCCTCCTTATTGGCAACCAGGACCTCCAGGACCTCCAGCACCTCCCCAGAATCGAAGAGAAAGGCCATCATCATTCAGGGATCGTCAGCGTTCGCCTATTGCACTTCCTGTGAAGCAGGAGCCTCCACAAATTG ATGCAGTAAAACGCAGGACTCTTCCCGCTTGGATTCGCGAAGGTCTTGAaaaaatggaacgtgaaaagcagaagaaattggagaaagaaagaatggaacaaCAACGTTCACAAttgtccaaaaaagaaaaaaaggccacagAAGATGCTGAAGGAGCGGATGGCCCTCGTTTACCTCAGAGAAGTAAATTT gaTAGTGATGAGGAAGAAGAAGACACTGAAAATGTTGAGGCTGCAAGTAGTGGGAAAGTCACCAGAAGTCCTTCCCCAGTTCCTCAAGAAGAGCACAGTGACCCTGAGATGACTGAAGAGGAGAAAGAGTATCAAATG ATGTTGCTGACAAAAATGCTTCTGACAGAAATTCTACTGGAtgtcacagatgaagaaatttatTACGTAGCCAAAGATGCACACCGCAAAGCAACGAAAG CTCCTGCAAAACAGCTGGCACAGTCCAGTGCACTGGCTTCCCTCACTGGACTCG GTGGACTGGGTGGTTATGGATCAGGAGACAGTGAAGATGAGAGGAGTGACAGAGGATCTGAGTCATCTGACACTGATGATGAAGAATTACGGCATCGAATCCGGCAAAAACAGGAAGCtttttggagaaaagaaaaagaacagcagcTATTACATGATAAACAGATGGAAG aagaAAAGCAGCAAACAGAAAGGGTTACAAAAGAGATGAATGAATTTATCCATAAAGAGCAAAATAGTTTATCACTACTAGAAGCAAGAGAAGCAGACGGTGATGTGGTTAATGAAAAGAAGAGAACTCCAAATGAAACCACATCAGTTttagaaccaaaaaaagagcataaagaaaaagaaaaacaaggaaggaGTAGGTCGGGAAGTTCTAGTAGTGGTAGTTCCAGTAGCAATAGCAGAACTAGTAGTACTAGTAGTACTGTCTCTAGCTCTTCATACAGTTCTAGCTCAGGTAGTAGTCGTACTTCTTCTCGGTCTTCTTCtcctaaaaggaaaaagagacacaGTAGGAGTAGATCTCCAACAATCAAAGCTAGACGTAGCAGGAGTAGAAGCTACTCTCGCAGAATTAAAATAGAGAGCAATAGGGCTAGGGTAAAGATTAGAGATAGGAGGAGATctaatagaaatagcattgaaagAGAAAGACGACGAAATCGGAGTCCTTCCCGAGAGAGACGTAGAAGTAGAAGTCGCTCAAGGGATAGACGAACCAATCGTGCCAGTCGCAGTAGGAGTCGAGATAGGCGTAAAATTGATGATCAACGTGGAAATCTTAGTGGGAACAGTCATAAGCATAAAG aTCAACAACCCCTCCCCGTCGTAAACGCTGAGGAATGA
- the PNISR gene encoding arginine/serine-rich protein PNISR isoform X1: MWDQGGQPWQQWPLNQQQWMQSFQHQQDPSQIDWAALAQAWIAQREASGQQSMVEQPPGMMPNGQDMSTMESGPNNHGNFQGDSNFNRMWQPEWGMHQQPPHPPPDQPWMPPTPGPMDIVPPSEDSNSQDSGEFAPDNRHIFNQNNHNFGGPPDNFAVGPVNQFDYQHGAAFGPPQGGFHPPYWQPGPPGPPAPPQNRRERPSSFRDRQRSPIALPVKQEPPQIDAVKRRTLPAWIREGLEKMEREKQKKLEKERMEQQRSQLSKKEKKATEDAEGADGPRLPQRSKFDSDEEEEDTENVEAASSGKVTRSPSPVPQEEHSDPEMTEEEKEYQMMLLTKMLLTEILLDVTDEEIYYVAKDAHRKATKAPAKQLAQSSALASLTGLGGLGGYGSGDSEDERSDRGSESSDTDDEELRHRIRQKQEAFWRKEKEQQLLHDKQMEEEKQQTERVTKEMNEFIHKEQNSLSLLEAREADGDVVNEKKRTPNETTSVLEPKKEHKEKEKQGRSRSGSSSSGSSSSNSRTSSTSSTVSSSSYSSSSGSSRTSSRSSSPKRKKRHSRSRSPTIKARRSRSRSYSRRIKIESNRARVKIRDRRRSNRNSIERERRRNRSPSRERRRSRSRSRDRRTNRASRSRSRDRRKIDDQRGNLSGNSHKHKGEAKEQERKKERSRSIDKDRKKKDKEREREQDKRKEKQKREEKDFKFSSQDDRLKRKRESERTFSRSGSVSVKIIRHDSRQDSKKSTTKDSKKHSGSDSSGRSSSESPGSSKEKKAKKPKHSRSRSMEKSQRSGKKASRKHKSKSRSRSTTPPRRKR, encoded by the exons GCCAGATTGATTGGGCTGCATTGGCCCAAGCTTGGATTGCCCAAAGAGAAGCTTCAGGACAGCAAAGCATGGTAGAACAACCACCAGGAATGATGCCAAATGGACAAGATATGTCTACAATGGAATCTGGTCCAAACAATCATGGGAATTTCCAAGGGGATTCAAACTTCAACAGAATGTGGCAACCAG aatggggaatgcaTCAGCAACCCCCACACCCCCCTCCAGATCAGCCATGGATGCCACCAACACCAGGCCCAATGGACATTGTTCCTCCTTCTGAAGACAGCAACAGTCAGGACAGTGGGGAATTTGCCCCTGACAACAGGCATATATTTAACCAGAACAATCACAACTTTGGTGGACCACCCGATAATTTTGCAGTGGGGCCAGTGAACCAGTTTGACTATCAG CATGGGGCTGCTTTTGGTCCACCGCAAGGTGGATTTCATCCTCCTTATTGGCAACCAGGACCTCCAGGACCTCCAGCACCTCCCCAGAATCGAAGAGAAAGGCCATCATCATTCAGGGATCGTCAGCGTTCGCCTATTGCACTTCCTGTGAAGCAGGAGCCTCCACAAATTG ATGCAGTAAAACGCAGGACTCTTCCCGCTTGGATTCGCGAAGGTCTTGAaaaaatggaacgtgaaaagcagaagaaattggagaaagaaagaatggaacaaCAACGTTCACAAttgtccaaaaaagaaaaaaaggccacagAAGATGCTGAAGGAGCGGATGGCCCTCGTTTACCTCAGAGAAGTAAATTT gaTAGTGATGAGGAAGAAGAAGACACTGAAAATGTTGAGGCTGCAAGTAGTGGGAAAGTCACCAGAAGTCCTTCCCCAGTTCCTCAAGAAGAGCACAGTGACCCTGAGATGACTGAAGAGGAGAAAGAGTATCAAATG ATGTTGCTGACAAAAATGCTTCTGACAGAAATTCTACTGGAtgtcacagatgaagaaatttatTACGTAGCCAAAGATGCACACCGCAAAGCAACGAAAG CTCCTGCAAAACAGCTGGCACAGTCCAGTGCACTGGCTTCCCTCACTGGACTCG GTGGACTGGGTGGTTATGGATCAGGAGACAGTGAAGATGAGAGGAGTGACAGAGGATCTGAGTCATCTGACACTGATGATGAAGAATTACGGCATCGAATCCGGCAAAAACAGGAAGCtttttggagaaaagaaaaagaacagcagcTATTACATGATAAACAGATGGAAG aagaAAAGCAGCAAACAGAAAGGGTTACAAAAGAGATGAATGAATTTATCCATAAAGAGCAAAATAGTTTATCACTACTAGAAGCAAGAGAAGCAGACGGTGATGTGGTTAATGAAAAGAAGAGAACTCCAAATGAAACCACATCAGTTttagaaccaaaaaaagagcataaagaaaaagaaaaacaaggaaggaGTAGGTCGGGAAGTTCTAGTAGTGGTAGTTCCAGTAGCAATAGCAGAACTAGTAGTACTAGTAGTACTGTCTCTAGCTCTTCATACAGTTCTAGCTCAGGTAGTAGTCGTACTTCTTCTCGGTCTTCTTCtcctaaaaggaaaaagagacacaGTAGGAGTAGATCTCCAACAATCAAAGCTAGACGTAGCAGGAGTAGAAGCTACTCTCGCAGAATTAAAATAGAGAGCAATAGGGCTAGGGTAAAGATTAGAGATAGGAGGAGATctaatagaaatagcattgaaagAGAAAGACGACGAAATCGGAGTCCTTCCCGAGAGAGACGTAGAAGTAGAAGTCGCTCAAGGGATAGACGAACCAATCGTGCCAGTCGCAGTAGGAGTCGAGATAGGCGTAAAATTGATGATCAACGTGGAAATCTTAGTGGGAACAGTCATAAGCATAAAGGTGAGGCTAAAGAAcaagagaggaaaaaggagaggagTCGAAGTATAGATAAAGataggaaaaagaaagacaaagaaagggaaCGTGAACaggataaaagaaaagagaaacaaaaaagggaagaaaaagattttaaGTTCAGTAGTCAGGATGATAGATTAAAAAGGAAACGAGAAAGTGAAAGAACATTCTCTAGGAGTGGTTCTGTATCTGTTAAAATCATAAGACATGATTCTAGACAGGATAGTAAGAAAAGTACTACCAAAGATAGTAAAAAACATTCAGGCTCTGATTCTAGTGGAAGGAGCAGTTCTGAGTCTCCAGGAAGTAGCAAAGAAAAGAAGGCTAAGAAGCCTAAACATAGTCGATCGCGATCCATGGAGAAATCTCAAAGGTCTGGTAAGAAGGCAAGCCGCAAACACAAGTCTAAGTCCCGATCAAG aTCAACAACCCCTCCCCGTCGTAAACGCTGA